In Planococcus sp. MB-3u-03, the DNA window GGACATGGGCTATGAAACGCGCCAAGTCGTCTCCGGCATCGCCGAACATTACAAGCCGGATGAACTGGTCGGCCAAAAAGTCATCATTGTCGCCAACTTGAAACCGGTCAAGCTGCGCGGTGAATTATCGCAAGGCATGATTCTTGCCGGACAGCAAAATGGTTACTTGACCATCGCTTCCGTAGACCAAAAGTTACCGAACGGCACTCAAGTCAAGTAAATATTCATGTGACAGCCTGCTCAGTTGAGTAGGCTGTTTTTGCGTTTGAGGACTTAATGACTATAAAACAGTTAAAATGACGAAATGACTTCAAAACATCATGTTTTGTAATCCAAATGTAATATGGCTGTGAAGAAAGAAATGGCCTCAACCCGTACAATGTAATCTATGTGAAGGAGACTGATGAAGATGTATATCGATACCCATGTTCATTTAAACGCCGATCAATACGACGAAGATTTACAGGAAGTCATTGATCGCGCGCTAAACAGCAAGGTGGAGAAAATGGTCGTCATCGGTTTCGACCGGAAAACGATCAAACGCGCCATTGAATTGGCTGAGCAATATGACTTTATCTATGCCGTCGTCGGCTGGCATCCTGTCGATGCGATCGATTGCACGGACGAAGACCTCGAATGGATCGAACAATTGGCCGCACACGAAAAAGTGGTCGGCATCGGCGAAACGGGCCTCGATTACCATTGGGACAAATCCCCGAGAGAAATCCAACAACAAGTATTCCGCAAACAGATCCAACTCGCGAAACGCGTCGGTTTGCCGATCATTATCCATAACCGGGAAGCGACAGAAGACGTGCTGACGATATTGCGCGAAGAAGACGCACAGGAAGTCGGAGGCGTCATGCATTGCTTCGGCGGCAGCGTCGAAACAGCGCAAGAGAGCATCAAGATGAATTTCATGATTTCACTTGGTGGGCCGGTAACATTCAAAAATGCCAAAAAGCCGAAAGAAGTAGCCGCTGAAATTCCGCTTGAGCATTTAATGATTGAAACCGATGCCCCTTATCTCGCACCGCATCCTTATCGCGGCAAGCGCAACGAACCTTCGTACGTAACGCTTGTGGCCGAAGAGATCGCCCGCTTGAAAGAGCTGCCAGTCGAAACGGTAGCTGAAGCAACAACGGAAAATGCGAAACGCTTCTATAAATTTTCATAAATGCTGGTTAATTAAAAAAACATGTGCGTTGACACGGAAGTGGGACGAACATATAATCACTCAGATGTACAAAGGAGGAGTTATTTTTGACAAAAGAAGCAAATAATACCAATGACAATAAATCATTCAAAGGAAAGTCGGTAGCGATCAGCATCGCAACGGTTCTGTTGTTCGCAGCTGTATTGGCTTTTGCGATTTTTGAAGGCACGAAAAATACGGTGACGATTACAGCGAACGGTGAAACGGAAGAAATCCGCACGCACGCAGAAACGGTTGGCGATGTATTGGACGAGCAGGCGATTGAAGTCGGGAAAGACGATTTCCTTAGCCAATCAGCCGATACGAAGATCGAAGGCGACACCGCGATCGAATGGGATGAAGCAGAACAATACGCAGTGACCGTTGATGGAGAAACCCGTTCAGCGTGGACGACTGAGAACACCGTGTCCGCTATTTTGGAAAAAGCGGAAATTGAAGTGACAAAGCATGACAAAGTTAGCCCTGCATTAGATGAAACCGTCGATGAAGATACAATGATCGATGTAGAAAAAGCGTATGAAGTAACCATCGTGGATGGCGGAAAAGACAAAAA includes these proteins:
- a CDS encoding TatD family hydrolase encodes the protein MYIDTHVHLNADQYDEDLQEVIDRALNSKVEKMVVIGFDRKTIKRAIELAEQYDFIYAVVGWHPVDAIDCTDEDLEWIEQLAAHEKVVGIGETGLDYHWDKSPREIQQQVFRKQIQLAKRVGLPIIIHNREATEDVLTILREEDAQEVGGVMHCFGGSVETAQESIKMNFMISLGGPVTFKNAKKPKEVAAEIPLEHLMIETDAPYLAPHPYRGKRNEPSYVTLVAEEIARLKELPVETVAEATTENAKRFYKFS